A genomic region of Alicyclobacillus sp. SO9 contains the following coding sequences:
- a CDS encoding heavy metal translocating P-type ATPase — translation MPDVKAAENKPNKGWTVPVEGMTCAACAARIEKTVSKLPGIQDINVNLASERASFVLDEGTSWKDVVQRIEKTGYSVPFREVELDIQGMTCAACSARIEKVVGRLDAVETVNVNLASEKAHIRYVPGIIEESALIGAVEKAGYSAKLASETAAEEERQRKQREYRRDVLKFWGSVALTLPLVIQLFTAMFGGPKFLPNWFGWILATPVQFYVGWRFYKGAYHSLRGGAANMDVLVALGTSVAYVYSVVLTLVGSANVYFDSSATVVTLIFMGKLLEARAKAKSSSAVEKLAKLGAKSAHLVEDGNERDVPVEDLKAGDVVRVRPGEKIPSDGVVLDGSTAVDESFLTGESLPVTKQSGDSVVGAAVNQNQVFTMKITKVGSDTALAQVIRLVDQAQGSKAPVQRLADKISGVFVPAVLIVSLLTFVLWWVFVGWSAALIAAVAVLVIACPCSLGLATPTAIMVGTGMGAEAGILIKGGEHLELAHKLTTVVFDKTGTITNGTPEVVDTWVAPTVDEKTMLEAVTSLEAQSEHPLGSAVVRHAETAGILPLPITNVRATPGKGIEGQMGSDVIQAGNRKWLEETRVTGFPDAVVSRFEHAGRTAITVARNKMVIGVLAIADKIKPEAASTVQQLKSLGIEVWMITGDNEQTAQAIAKEAGIDNVMAEVLPSEKSAKIDQLKQNEQIVGMVGDGINDAPALAAADIGIAMGTGADVALEAADIALMHSRTQGVVEAILLSKATMRKIRQNLFWAFFYNVLGIPLAAAGILSPIIAGAAMAFSSVSVVSNSLLLRRTKLRKEVNADTSHTAA, via the coding sequence TCAACGTCAATTTGGCCTCGGAGCGGGCCAGCTTTGTCCTGGATGAAGGGACTTCCTGGAAAGACGTGGTCCAGCGAATTGAAAAAACTGGATACTCCGTGCCTTTCCGAGAAGTGGAATTGGATATTCAAGGAATGACGTGTGCAGCGTGTTCAGCACGAATTGAGAAGGTTGTCGGTCGTCTCGACGCAGTAGAAACTGTAAATGTCAACCTTGCTTCCGAAAAGGCTCACATCCGGTATGTTCCCGGAATCATTGAAGAATCAGCTCTCATCGGAGCTGTTGAGAAAGCTGGATACAGTGCCAAACTTGCATCTGAGACGGCTGCTGAAGAAGAACGCCAACGTAAACAGCGAGAATATCGACGTGATGTACTCAAATTTTGGGGCTCTGTAGCCCTAACTTTGCCGCTTGTTATTCAATTATTTACTGCAATGTTTGGCGGTCCGAAATTCCTCCCGAACTGGTTTGGCTGGATTTTAGCCACTCCTGTTCAGTTCTATGTAGGCTGGAGATTTTACAAAGGTGCCTACCACTCCCTGCGCGGCGGTGCCGCCAATATGGATGTGCTAGTGGCCCTTGGAACTAGTGTCGCTTACGTCTACAGCGTCGTATTGACACTCGTGGGGAGCGCCAATGTGTATTTTGATTCTTCGGCCACTGTCGTAACCCTTATTTTCATGGGAAAACTACTTGAAGCAAGAGCTAAAGCAAAGTCAAGTTCCGCCGTGGAGAAATTGGCAAAACTCGGTGCCAAATCCGCACACCTTGTAGAGGATGGAAACGAGCGCGATGTGCCTGTTGAAGACCTGAAGGCTGGGGACGTTGTGCGGGTGCGTCCTGGAGAGAAAATTCCTAGCGACGGTGTGGTTTTAGATGGCTCAACAGCAGTCGATGAATCATTCCTCACGGGAGAATCTCTACCTGTTACAAAGCAATCTGGAGACAGCGTCGTTGGTGCTGCTGTCAACCAAAACCAAGTGTTTACGATGAAGATCACGAAAGTAGGGTCAGACACAGCTTTAGCTCAAGTCATTCGCCTTGTCGACCAAGCACAAGGATCGAAAGCACCCGTGCAACGCCTCGCAGACAAAATTTCGGGCGTGTTTGTGCCGGCAGTTCTTATCGTGTCTCTGCTAACCTTTGTCTTGTGGTGGGTATTCGTAGGTTGGTCCGCAGCCCTGATTGCTGCCGTCGCGGTACTGGTAATAGCGTGTCCGTGCTCACTTGGACTTGCAACACCAACTGCGATTATGGTTGGCACAGGAATGGGAGCAGAAGCCGGCATCCTTATCAAAGGCGGCGAACACCTCGAACTCGCCCACAAACTTACGACAGTCGTGTTTGACAAGACGGGGACCATTACCAACGGTACTCCTGAGGTCGTGGATACGTGGGTGGCTCCGACCGTAGATGAAAAGACAATGCTTGAAGCTGTCACCTCTCTTGAAGCACAAAGCGAACACCCATTGGGGTCCGCGGTTGTTAGACACGCTGAAACAGCGGGTATCCTCCCCCTCCCAATCACAAATGTTCGGGCGACTCCAGGAAAAGGTATCGAGGGGCAGATGGGTTCAGATGTCATTCAAGCCGGGAATAGAAAATGGTTAGAAGAAACCAGGGTAACAGGTTTCCCAGACGCGGTCGTCTCCCGCTTTGAACATGCCGGTCGAACGGCAATTACCGTTGCTCGAAACAAAATGGTGATTGGAGTACTGGCAATCGCTGACAAAATTAAGCCTGAGGCCGCCAGTACGGTTCAACAGCTGAAGTCCCTCGGCATTGAAGTCTGGATGATTACGGGCGATAACGAGCAGACTGCACAGGCAATTGCCAAGGAGGCTGGCATTGATAATGTTATGGCCGAAGTCCTGCCATCGGAAAAATCTGCGAAAATAGACCAACTGAAACAGAATGAACAAATTGTTGGAATGGTCGGTGACGGAATCAATGACGCCCCTGCCCTTGCTGCAGCCGACATTGGCATTGCCATGGGCACAGGTGCGGATGTCGCACTTGAAGCTGCTGATATTGCTCTCATGCACAGCCGGACACAAGGCGTAGTGGAAGCAATTCTTTTGTCCAAAGCAACCATGCGTAAAATTCGACAAAATCTATTCTGGGCGTTCTTCTACAATGTCTTGGGAATTCCACTGGCAGCTGCCGGTATCTTAAGTCCGATTATTGCTGGTGCAGCAATGGCATTCAGTTCTGTAAGCGTGGTGTCCAACAGTCTGCTCTTGCGCAGAACGAAACTTCGCAAGGAGGTGAATGCGGACACATCCCATACGGCGGCTTGA
- a CDS encoding heavy-metal-associated domain-containing protein, translating into MTTATITVKGMTCNGCVNSVTKALTSVTGVQDTVVSLDAENAKVTFEETQTSLQALKDAIEEAGYDVE; encoded by the coding sequence GTGACAACAGCGACAATTACGGTAAAGGGAATGACTTGCAACGGGTGTGTAAATTCCGTGACGAAGGCATTGACATCGGTGACAGGTGTTCAAGACACAGTGGTCAGTCTAGACGCAGAAAATGCCAAGGTAACCTTCGAAGAGACACAGACGAGTCTGCAGGCCTTAAAGGACGCTATTGAAGAGGCTGGCTACGACGTCGAATAA
- a CDS encoding Dabb family protein translates to MIEHLVWLKFDESTTKEQKDEVIRRLVGLKDEIAGIVDYNAGHNFSERSKGFDVGLRARFVSKAALEKYAPHPKHEAVKQYMSEVGLKESMSLDFEV, encoded by the coding sequence GTGATAGAACATCTGGTATGGCTCAAGTTTGACGAAAGCACAACCAAGGAACAAAAAGACGAGGTGATTCGCAGACTAGTAGGATTGAAAGATGAGATTGCAGGAATTGTCGACTACAATGCCGGACATAACTTCTCCGAGCGAAGCAAGGGGTTCGATGTTGGACTGCGTGCTCGGTTTGTCAGCAAAGCGGCTTTGGAAAAGTATGCGCCGCATCCAAAACATGAAGCCGTCAAGCAATATATGTCCGAGGTTGGCTTGAAGGAAAGCATGTCTCTGGACTTTGAGGTCTAG